Proteins encoded together in one Bacteroides ovatus window:
- a CDS encoding sialidase family protein: MKTYKILTCIFLMTSLFTQACQKDDDSQDTPVPPSPEEEVPASQFDYVYSQGVDGYEVYRIPAIVKTQSNTLLAFAEARKARSNGDSGDIDLVVKRSSDNGKTWSKQIMIWDDGQNTCGNPVPIVDDKGRIHLLMTWNYQTDKWGTITNGTGENTRRPYYTYSDDDGVTWASPVEITSAVKKEKWDWYATGPCHGIQIQKGTNRGRLIAPNYFTTRENGKVKSYSHIIYSDDYGKTWKPGEPTPVSGVGECSVAEIGEGTLMLNMRADEGFYRKNSISQDGGITWSNPQASNDQIDCKCQGSILSIGQSVFLSNAASATERINMTIKKSSDGGKSWKGQYIVYEGNSGYSDLVELSDSQIALIYEGGEKRYTDGLAFKVVNIKSIQ; this comes from the coding sequence ATGAAAACTTATAAGATTCTGACATGTATATTTCTTATGACGAGCCTATTTACACAGGCTTGTCAAAAAGATGATGATTCACAAGATACTCCGGTTCCACCTTCACCTGAAGAGGAAGTTCCAGCATCCCAATTCGATTATGTCTATAGTCAGGGAGTAGACGGATATGAAGTCTATAGAATACCTGCTATTGTTAAAACGCAGAGTAATACCTTATTGGCATTTGCAGAGGCTAGAAAAGCTAGAAGTAATGGAGACAGTGGAGATATAGATCTTGTTGTTAAGCGTTCGTCTGATAATGGAAAAACATGGAGTAAACAAATAATGATATGGGATGATGGGCAGAATACTTGTGGAAATCCTGTTCCGATTGTTGATGATAAAGGTAGAATACATTTGTTAATGACATGGAATTATCAAACAGATAAGTGGGGAACAATAACCAATGGAACCGGAGAAAACACTCGGCGTCCGTATTATACCTATTCGGATGATGACGGTGTCACTTGGGCATCTCCTGTTGAGATAACTTCTGCTGTGAAAAAAGAAAAATGGGATTGGTACGCTACTGGACCTTGTCATGGTATTCAAATTCAGAAAGGGACCAATAGGGGACGTTTAATTGCTCCAAACTATTTTACTACTAGGGAAAATGGAAAAGTAAAAAGTTATTCGCATATTATTTATTCTGATGATTACGGAAAGACATGGAAACCAGGTGAACCAACTCCGGTTAGTGGTGTTGGCGAATGTTCTGTTGCTGAAATAGGAGAGGGAACTTTAATGTTGAATATGAGAGCGGATGAAGGATTCTACCGAAAAAATAGTATTAGTCAGGATGGTGGTATAACGTGGTCTAATCCTCAAGCTAGCAACGATCAAATAGATTGTAAATGTCAGGGTAGTATACTATCAATAGGACAATCTGTTTTTCTCTCAAATGCAGCTTCTGCTACAGAACGTATTAATATGACTATTAAGAAAAGCTCTGATGGTGGAAAAAGTTGGAAAGGGCAATATATTGTGTATGAAGGAAACTCTGGTTATTCGGATTTGGTTGAACTCTCTGATTCACAGATTGCTCTTATATATGAAGGTGGAGAAAAAAGATATACAGATGGATTGGCTTTTAAAGTTGTCAATATAAAATCGATACAATGA
- a CDS encoding PKD domain-containing protein: protein MKRKVLYLLQCVVMIVLSACSEDDLQSLQAAFESNVQEVTMGESVTFKDASIGEPTKWNWHFDGGEPETSVLFSPSVVYNKPGVYSVILSVGRGSNVNEIVKEQYITVNYPSQITANFSADKTTATNEDIISFKDLSKGYPNEWLWSFTPKEGGEIITSTEQNPQMMFSPGIYTVKLVAKNPKASSDKVMVDYITVIDKNAIAADFGAQCRNTYAGGYIHFLDKTLGMVEDWKWTFEGGNPSVSTDQNPVVQYVNPGKYKVTLTVKNSVNSSVKEKEGYVYVISAEKLVLYLPFDGDNKDIGPNQLNPEELIGGTGANVYNAPARFSGESAECRFAAHFQGDKENYSILSIPEEGLKSHYTESEFTVAFWVKTSNMTGKNAIFHQGVGPGATYTDPVPRQSWFRLDTSGKTVVFCVEYKGKAGNWAEYEGKRMDDGEWHHYVCVYQKVDGKRDSYLYIDGEKVIEKKGVIDKVVDNWPYYIGCNYRFTNGAFAPENFLNGYLDDFILYERILSESEIKELYNN, encoded by the coding sequence ATGAAAAGAAAAGTTTTATATTTATTACAGTGTGTCGTTATGATAGTATTGTCTGCTTGTTCTGAAGATGATTTGCAATCATTACAGGCAGCATTTGAATCGAATGTTCAGGAAGTCACAATGGGTGAAAGTGTCACTTTCAAAGATGCTTCTATCGGTGAACCGACTAAGTGGAACTGGCATTTTGATGGAGGAGAACCGGAGACTTCGGTCTTATTCAGTCCTAGTGTTGTGTACAATAAACCTGGAGTTTATTCTGTCATTTTGTCTGTTGGACGAGGAAGCAATGTTAATGAAATTGTGAAAGAACAATATATTACTGTCAACTACCCATCTCAGATAACAGCCAACTTCTCTGCAGATAAGACTACTGCAACAAATGAAGATATTATATCTTTCAAAGATTTATCTAAAGGCTATCCTAATGAATGGTTGTGGAGTTTTACTCCTAAAGAAGGTGGAGAAATTATTACTTCAACAGAACAAAATCCACAAATGATGTTCTCTCCGGGAATTTATACGGTTAAATTAGTGGCAAAAAATCCGAAAGCATCTTCTGATAAAGTAATGGTGGATTATATCACTGTTATTGATAAGAATGCGATTGCCGCAGATTTTGGAGCACAATGCCGGAATACATATGCCGGAGGATATATTCACTTTTTAGATAAAACATTGGGAATGGTGGAAGACTGGAAATGGACTTTTGAAGGAGGTAATCCTTCTGTTTCAACAGATCAGAATCCTGTGGTGCAGTATGTAAATCCTGGAAAATATAAAGTGACGTTAACGGTCAAAAACTCGGTGAACAGTTCCGTAAAAGAGAAAGAAGGATACGTATATGTCATTTCTGCAGAAAAACTAGTGTTATATTTACCATTCGATGGTGATAATAAAGATATAGGTCCCAATCAATTGAACCCTGAAGAACTTATAGGAGGAACTGGGGCAAATGTCTATAATGCTCCGGCACGTTTTTCTGGCGAAAGTGCTGAATGTAGATTCGCTGCTCATTTCCAGGGAGATAAAGAAAATTATTCAATATTGTCTATTCCTGAAGAAGGGTTAAAGAGCCACTATACGGAGAGTGAGTTTACTGTTGCATTCTGGGTGAAGACTTCAAATATGACTGGAAAGAATGCTATATTCCATCAAGGTGTTGGTCCTGGTGCTACATATACTGATCCTGTCCCAAGACAAAGTTGGTTCAGACTTGATACTAGTGGTAAAACTGTTGTGTTCTGCGTAGAATATAAAGGTAAGGCTGGAAACTGGGCTGAATATGAAGGAAAACGGATGGATGATGGTGAATGGCATCATTATGTTTGTGTTTATCAAAAAGTTGATGGCAAAAGGGATAGTTATCTTTATATAGACGGAGAAAAAGTTATTGAAAAGAAAGGGGTTATTGACAAAGTAGTTGATAATTGGCCATATTACATTGGTTGTAATTATCGCTTTACTAATGGAGCATTTGCCCCTGAAAACTTTTTAAATGGTTATCTGGATGATTTTATTTTGTACGAAAGAATATTATCAGAAAGTGAAATAAAAGAATTATATAATAATTAA
- a CDS encoding RagB/SusD family nutrient uptake outer membrane protein has product MKQIKSILLGISLFLLHSCNLLDVDTVSSITGDGYWNTKGDVESYLIGIYTKLRDTSNSTLHFEDRGDAFTTGLEGGPSNLWAQNLTSQNGYGWSSYYSVIQHCNMLLKYTPGISFGVESDKNRLLAEAYCIRGYMYFCVARIWGDAPIELEPTESSNKPKLAREPAEQVLERALSDVNAAINLFPEESYTNGKGRASKPACYALKADILLWKAKVLNGSEQDLKDVITYADLASKGLSFEDNFADIYGTKYGKEVIWTIHFEIYEKEAQYSQSLKPRDVFVEKAVNKDEIPYAKGGARSTYAPSSFLIDLFYANPTDIRTKESFIIAKDAGGNEIGIFDNKMKGTKTEGDRTYDSDIIIYRLAEMYLFKAEAYAALNQTPQAIIELNKVRDRAKIGIYNGSTDKKVVEKEILNERARELYLERKRWPDLLRFHFGGTIDVYQEVPNLKKKAIDNIIIPLYLAIPLSDMNINPNLKQTQGYENL; this is encoded by the coding sequence ATGAAACAAATTAAATCAATATTATTAGGAATTTCATTGTTTTTGTTACATTCATGCAATTTGTTGGATGTAGATACAGTTTCAAGTATAACGGGAGACGGGTACTGGAATACAAAGGGGGATGTAGAAAGCTATTTGATAGGTATTTATACTAAGTTACGTGATACTTCTAATTCAACTCTTCATTTTGAAGATAGAGGAGATGCTTTTACAACAGGTCTGGAAGGTGGTCCATCGAATTTGTGGGCGCAGAATCTGACTTCACAAAACGGATATGGTTGGTCAAGTTATTATTCGGTAATTCAGCATTGTAATATGTTATTAAAGTATACTCCTGGAATAAGTTTTGGAGTGGAATCTGATAAAAACAGGCTGTTGGCAGAAGCATATTGCATAAGGGGATATATGTATTTCTGTGTAGCTCGTATATGGGGAGATGCTCCTATAGAACTGGAACCGACAGAAAGTTCCAATAAGCCTAAATTAGCAAGGGAGCCGGCAGAGCAAGTTTTAGAACGGGCTCTAAGTGATGTGAATGCAGCAATCAATCTCTTCCCGGAAGAAAGTTATACGAATGGAAAAGGAAGAGCCTCAAAACCGGCATGTTATGCACTGAAAGCCGATATTTTGTTATGGAAAGCGAAAGTCTTGAATGGTTCTGAGCAGGATTTGAAAGATGTTATCACTTATGCTGATTTAGCAAGTAAAGGTCTTTCTTTTGAAGACAATTTTGCCGATATTTATGGTACTAAATATGGAAAAGAAGTGATATGGACTATTCACTTTGAGATTTATGAAAAGGAAGCCCAATATAGTCAAAGTTTGAAGCCAAGAGATGTATTTGTGGAAAAGGCAGTAAATAAAGATGAAATACCTTATGCAAAAGGTGGGGCTCGCAGTACTTATGCACCAAGCTCTTTTTTAATAGATCTTTTTTATGCTAATCCCACTGATATTAGAACAAAAGAGTCTTTTATAATAGCTAAGGATGCGGGAGGAAATGAGATCGGTATTTTCGATAATAAGATGAAGGGGACAAAAACAGAAGGTGATCGTACCTATGATTCGGATATTATCATTTATCGACTTGCAGAGATGTATTTGTTCAAGGCCGAAGCTTATGCAGCATTGAATCAGACACCGCAGGCTATCATTGAGTTAAATAAAGTCAGGGATCGTGCTAAGATAGGTATTTATAATGGAAGTACGGATAAAAAAGTAGTGGAAAAGGAGATTCTGAATGAGCGTGCAAGAGAATTATATCTTGAAAGGAAAAGATGGCCTGATCTTCTCAGATTCCATTTTGGTGGAACAATAGATGTCTATCAGGAAGTTCCGAACTTGAAAAAGAAAGCTATTGATAATATTATTATTCCATTATATCTCGCAATTCCACTAAGTGATATGAATATTAATCCTAATCTGAAACAAACCCAAGGATATGAAAACTTATAA